In Pantoea cypripedii, the following proteins share a genomic window:
- a CDS encoding N-acetylmuramoyl-L-alanine amidase — MAFRLLCGGLLLGLLLLSGCQSTLEARHGYWVDTAHPAQGARPRIKVIVIHYTAEDFPSSLATLTDREVSAHYLIPTQPPQQQGQGVVWQLVPESQLAWHAGPSFWRGATRINDTSIGIELVNSGYQRTLTGLRWQAFTPMQITALEALVKDISARYDIPPENVVGHSDIAPQRKQDPGPLFPWRQLALAGLGAWPDDTTVQRYLGNEAADAPVDQNELLDALQRYGYDVAAASTPAMQRKVIAAFQMHFRPRDYRGLADAETLAIARALLAKYGAAQ, encoded by the coding sequence ATGGCGTTTCGTTTGTTGTGTGGCGGGCTGCTATTGGGGCTGTTGCTGCTGAGCGGCTGCCAGTCAACCCTTGAAGCGCGCCACGGTTATTGGGTCGATACCGCGCATCCGGCGCAGGGTGCCAGGCCACGAATCAAAGTCATCGTGATCCATTACACGGCAGAGGATTTTCCTTCTTCGCTGGCGACGCTCACCGATCGTGAGGTCAGCGCCCATTACCTGATTCCGACACAGCCGCCGCAGCAGCAGGGGCAGGGTGTCGTCTGGCAACTGGTGCCGGAAAGCCAGCTGGCGTGGCATGCCGGGCCGAGCTTCTGGCGTGGAGCCACGCGTATCAATGACACCTCAATCGGCATTGAGCTGGTGAACAGCGGTTATCAGCGCACATTAACGGGACTGCGCTGGCAGGCGTTTACCCCGATGCAAATCACGGCGCTGGAGGCACTGGTCAAAGACATCAGTGCGCGTTACGACATCCCGCCGGAAAATGTGGTGGGGCATAGCGATATCGCGCCGCAACGCAAACAGGATCCGGGGCCGTTGTTTCCCTGGCGGCAGCTGGCGCTGGCGGGGTTAGGCGCCTGGCCTGATGACACAACGGTACAGCGTTATCTGGGTAACGAGGCGGCAGATGCACCGGTTGATCAGAATGAATTGCTGGATGCTCTGCAACGCTATGGTTATGACGTTGCAGCGGCGAGTACCCCGGCGATGCAGCGTAAGGTCATTGCGGCGTTTCAGATGCATTTCAGGCCACGGGATTACCGTGGCCTGGCGGATGCGGAGACGCTGGCGATTGCCCGCGCCCTGCTGGCGAAATACGGCGCGGCGCAATAG
- the ltaE gene encoding low-specificity L-threonine aldolase, with protein sequence MIDLRSDTVTRPSSAMLDAMMAAETGDDVYRDDPTVNALEAEAACMSGKEAALFFPTGTQANLVALLSHCQRGDEYIVGQQAHNYKYEAGGAAVLGSIQPQPILAAEDGTLPLADVAAAIKPDDIHFARTRLLSLENTHHGKVLPISYLEQAYQFTRQHQLALHIDGARIFNAVVAQNTTLEGIARYCDTLTICLSKGLGTPVGSLLCGPAAYIEQARRWRKMVGGGMRQAGILAAAGLYALQHNVMRLQQDHDNAAWLGEQLKSLGVAVVSQQTNMLFVKVPAQQVDGLKAWLSARDVLISVGPVTRIVTHLDVSREDLTQLVAHWQAFLQQA encoded by the coding sequence GTGATCGATTTACGCAGTGATACCGTAACCCGCCCAAGTTCCGCCATGCTCGACGCCATGATGGCTGCCGAAACTGGTGATGATGTCTACCGAGACGATCCCACCGTCAATGCGCTGGAAGCCGAAGCCGCCTGTATGAGCGGCAAAGAAGCGGCGTTGTTCTTCCCCACCGGCACCCAGGCCAATCTGGTGGCGCTGCTCAGCCATTGTCAGCGTGGCGATGAATATATCGTTGGGCAGCAGGCGCATAACTACAAATATGAAGCCGGTGGAGCCGCCGTGCTGGGCAGCATTCAGCCGCAGCCGATCCTTGCCGCAGAAGACGGCACCCTGCCGCTGGCCGATGTGGCTGCCGCGATTAAACCAGACGATATCCACTTTGCGCGTACCCGTCTGCTCAGCCTGGAAAACACCCATCACGGTAAAGTGCTGCCAATCAGCTATCTGGAACAGGCGTATCAATTCACGCGTCAGCACCAGCTGGCGTTGCATATCGATGGCGCGCGTATTTTTAACGCCGTGGTGGCACAAAATACCACGCTGGAAGGCATTGCCCGCTACTGCGATACCCTGACCATCTGTCTGTCCAAAGGGCTGGGTACGCCAGTGGGATCGCTGCTGTGCGGCCCGGCAGCCTACATCGAACAAGCGCGCCGCTGGCGTAAAATGGTGGGTGGTGGAATGCGCCAGGCGGGCATTCTGGCCGCAGCGGGCTTATATGCCCTGCAACATAACGTGATGCGTTTGCAGCAGGATCACGACAACGCCGCCTGGCTTGGTGAACAGCTGAAGAGTCTCGGTGTGGCAGTGGTGAGCCAGCAGACCAACATGTTGTTTGTTAAGGTGCCCGCGCAGCAGGTTGACGGGTTGAAAGCGTGGCTGAGCGCACGTGATGTGTTGATTAGCGTCGGTCCGGTAACGCGCATCGTGACCCATCTGGATGTCAGCCGTGAGGACCTCACCCAACTGGTCGCACACTGGCAGGCATTCCTGCAACAGGCATGA
- the poxB gene encoding ubiquinone-dependent pyruvate dehydrogenase, translated as MKQTVAALLAKTLENAGVKRIWGVTGDSLNGLNDSLNRMGTIKWMPTRHEEVAAFAAGAEAQITGELAVCAGSCGPGNLHLINGLFDCHRNHVPVLAIAAHIPSSEIGSGYFQETHPQELFRECSHYCELVSNPEQLPQVLGIAMRKAILNRGVSVVVLPGDVALKPAPEGARAEWYPPQLPQVLPSASEISRLAATLNEAKNITLLCGSGCAGAHAEVVKLAETLKAPVVHAMRGKEHIEYDNPYDVGMTGLIGFSSGFHAMMNASTLVLLGTQFPYRPFYPAEANIIQIDINPASLGAHSHVDMALVGDIKATLQALLPQLSSKSDRQHLDSALEHYAEARKGLDELASANDKQAIHPQYLAQQISHFAADDAIFTCDVGTPTVWAARYLKMNGKRRLLGSFNHGSMANAMPQALGAQAIDGNRQVVALCGDGGFSMLMGDFISVAQLKLPVKLVIFNNSVLGFVAMEMKAGGYLTDGTELENPDFAAIATACGIKGIRVEKASQLDSALEQAFAHDGPVLLDVITAKEELAIPPQIKLEQAKGFSLYMLRAILNGRGDEIVELAKTNWLR; from the coding sequence GTATGGGCACCATTAAATGGATGCCGACGCGCCACGAGGAGGTCGCCGCCTTTGCCGCCGGTGCCGAAGCGCAAATTACCGGCGAGCTGGCGGTTTGTGCCGGTTCCTGTGGGCCGGGCAACCTGCACCTGATCAACGGCCTGTTTGATTGCCATCGTAACCACGTACCGGTGCTGGCGATTGCCGCCCATATCCCTTCCAGCGAAATCGGCAGCGGCTACTTCCAGGAAACCCATCCGCAAGAGTTGTTCCGCGAATGCAGCCATTATTGCGAACTGGTGTCGAACCCAGAGCAATTGCCGCAGGTGCTGGGCATCGCGATGCGCAAAGCGATCCTGAATCGTGGCGTGTCGGTGGTGGTGTTGCCGGGCGATGTGGCACTCAAACCGGCTCCGGAAGGGGCACGCGCCGAATGGTATCCGCCGCAGTTGCCGCAGGTGCTGCCCTCCGCCAGTGAAATCAGCCGTCTGGCCGCCACGCTGAACGAGGCGAAAAACATTACCCTGCTGTGCGGTAGCGGTTGTGCGGGTGCACATGCTGAAGTGGTAAAACTGGCCGAGACGCTGAAAGCACCGGTGGTGCATGCGATGCGCGGCAAAGAACATATCGAGTATGACAATCCCTACGATGTCGGCATGACCGGCCTGATTGGTTTCTCGTCCGGTTTTCACGCCATGATGAATGCCAGCACCCTGGTGTTGCTCGGGACACAATTCCCCTATCGACCGTTCTATCCGGCGGAAGCCAACATCATTCAGATTGATATCAATCCTGCCAGCCTCGGCGCGCACAGCCACGTCGATATGGCGCTGGTGGGCGATATCAAAGCGACATTGCAGGCGCTGCTGCCACAGCTCAGCAGCAAGAGCGATCGCCAGCATCTTGATAGCGCGCTGGAGCATTATGCAGAGGCGCGCAAAGGGCTGGACGAGCTGGCCAGCGCCAATGATAAACAGGCGATTCATCCGCAATACCTGGCGCAGCAGATCAGCCATTTCGCTGCTGACGATGCCATCTTTACCTGCGATGTCGGCACCCCGACCGTATGGGCAGCGCGTTATCTGAAGATGAACGGTAAGCGGCGGCTGCTCGGTTCGTTCAATCACGGTTCGATGGCCAATGCCATGCCGCAGGCGCTGGGGGCGCAGGCGATCGATGGTAATCGTCAGGTGGTAGCGCTGTGTGGCGATGGCGGTTTCAGTATGCTGATGGGCGATTTTATCTCGGTGGCGCAACTGAAGCTGCCGGTGAAGCTGGTGATTTTCAATAACAGCGTGCTGGGTTTTGTGGCGATGGAGATGAAAGCCGGGGGTTATTTGACCGATGGCACCGAACTGGAGAACCCGGATTTCGCCGCCATCGCCACCGCCTGCGGCATCAAAGGCATTCGGGTGGAAAAGGCTTCGCAGCTGGATAGTGCGCTGGAGCAGGCGTTCGCCCACGACGGCCCGGTGCTGCTGGATGTGATCACCGCCAAAGAAGAACTGGCCATCCCGCCACAAATAAAACTGGAACAAGCCAAAGGCTTCAGCCTGTATATGCTGCGGGCGATTCTGAATGGCCGCGGCGATGAGATCGTGGAGCTGGCGAAAACCAACTGGCTGAGGTAA